The Hippoglossus stenolepis isolate QCI-W04-F060 chromosome 12, HSTE1.2, whole genome shotgun sequence genome segment CATGAATGGGATGGTCAGACGGACGTACCAACATCTGTACAATGGACAGACAATACCAACGCATACTGCTTTTGCCACTGGCAGTAGCAGAAACAGATGCATAAAGAAAgtccatgtgtgtctgtgtgtgtgtgtgtgtgtgtgtgtgtatacagacTGTGACTGAAACACTGTTCCATCACAGCCCCACCCAGCATCAACCTAAgtgtaaatcaaattaaacagaagttctaaaaaatgtgtgtgagcagaATCATTGCGTAATAAAGTGCTATTAAAAAATTTAGGACTGAATAGTAATTTAGTGTTGTAGGCATACGAGTTTACCTAGAGGTACTGTGACAATAACATGGTCGGCAGTGATCTTCTCCCCATCATCACACTCAACTACCACAGGGTTTTCTCTCTTCTCCGAGTTGCTCCAGTGGACACGGCGCACAGGCCGACTGTACGTCACCAAACCACCGGGAAGCTCCGATATCAAGTTTTTGACGAGACCTTCGAAGCCGCTGCATGAGAAGggaaataaatgttgaaataacaaTCAGTTAACTGACAaattgaaatattattattactcagGGTTGTTAGGTTTGTTAGATTCACCAGGGCTCTCACTGAAGTCACCTGTAATTTCTATATCTGTCATAATCTACTTTAACTGACTCCCCTCTCCCCTGGACTAATTTCTAAAACAAAAATTTGCTTCTTTATCTTTATAACAAGTCTACAATATAAATACTTGGTGCATCTTTAGTTCACTGGCCAAATGAGCAACTGCAAGACATCCCTTTTACTTAGATTATCAATATGTAGAAATAATGATTCAGTATTGCAATAAATGAGTTGCAATAAAATTAGTTGCTGCACTCTATGCATTTCATGTACGAACCCTGGGAATGTACAGTCCAGTCCAGGAAGAGTCTTATAAAGGCCATAGGCCCCCAGGCCCACCTCATCCAAACTGTGGGCCCCGTTCACGGAGCACTCCACCTTCAGCATGTTGCTGATCATACACAGCTGCAGAGATCTGGTGTTTGCGTCGATATCTTTCCATTTCTCTTCTGATCGTTGTTGCACCTGCACAAAGCCACAGAAGTTCCAGCCATTtccaacaaacacatttccagtGTTAATATGTTAGtcacagaaaaagacacaaaacgaCAAAGTACCTCTGACCGGATGAATTCTCCCATATTGGAGCAGGGTTCTCCTCCTTGATTCTGAAATTCTGAACCTTCATTCAGCAGCTCAGCAAACATCTCCAGAGCCGGAAAGACGTCCGCAGCACTGAGCTTCCGACCTGCACACATCACATGGCCCACACAACACGGATTAGGGAAAATATCATTAGGTTTACCAACTCATACCTCACCCACACAACAGTAGGTAGTAACAACCAGACACTGGCTAAATGTCATTAAGCACAATAATGGAAACAATTGAAAACATAACTGTAACTTGGGTCAAATCTGCTCAAATATGATGCTTTTCATTCTCCATTCCAGTTTCAGAGCAACTGAGGATAGTTCAAAGTAGTCAACTAAAATATTCCTCATAAATTCAGGAGTCTCAAGATGAACCTTCAATATTTAACCAGCTTTCTTTGACACAGTAGACTGTTGTAAAACTGGTCTTATCTGAAATCAATAAAGCTCTGTGTCTAAAGGGGGAGGACACAATAAAATGACTATCTACTGCATGATACATCACTGCACACTGCCCCTGCAGCCATGCACCAGGCTGGCACAAGATCgcagttcatcaaagtacaAGCCAAGAAAAATCTTTTGTTTACTTTGATATAATAAGGACAAAACCAAACTATGGTCTAAACCAAAAAAGACGCATCATATCATACACCATACTATCCCACCAGCACCCACTATACAGTTTactgaatggtaaatggtttgtagtgttgatgttattgttaatgtgtTGGAATGGTGGATTCATATACCAGTCCTACTGTAGGCCATGATTCTTCACCTGAACTACTGAAGAAGTTGGGAACCCAGGGGGGGTGTCCTCCGACGTCCATGGCCTGGTTTTCTGGGGTGAGGGCCTCTGGGTCCAGGAGTCCGTACTGCTGGGCCAAACAAAACACTGGGTTCTCCTTGCATGGTCCATGGATCCAGTTTGCCCCAATTTCAACTATCCTATCACCTGTAGATGAAAAATATAGATTAGAGGTTTCAGAAAAGAAGATGGTTATTGTTAAACTGTGttattacctccaacaaggaggttactgtatgtattttttacccctgtctgtttgtttgtttgtttgtttgtttatcagcaagATTACAAGTACTGAACGGATATCCacgaaacttggaggaaggacatgggccaagaacaTTTTCCccaatttctcagagaataattcatggcacttgattaagaaaaaaatctggtttattaaggggactgatatctttgagtgtgcAATGTGGAGCAGCTCGACTGGATTTAAGGGAACAGTTGGGTCATGGCTGTGGTAAACACTCTACTTTATTCTTGCTCCTTTGCAGCtcttttattgctgtttgttAACAACAGGGTTATTTAAGTTGAATGACCGTTGCATAATTATCTCTTGCATTTATCAGTTAGTCACAGGACGCACAGCACACATAACTCGGTCTGGACCTGgttaagaaaaaacaacacattcaaaataaTACAAGTGAGACAATATGTGGATCTCtttttgactttaaaataaCTTACAACTGTAGAGCTGTGATTTAAAGGGATATTTGATCTTGACATTTTTACTTATGCGTATTTTTATGTCTGATAGTTGAAGCACTTCATCCTTTTCGTGATGATGTTGCTGACTGAAAAACTGAAGTCTACAAAGCTTTACACCAAGACTTGTTTAATAAATCTCCACAACAGTTGATACACAGAGTAAAAGAGGTAATGGAGCTTCATGTATGATGCTAATACCTCTCAGTGGATCAGTGGACAAAAAGCTTGTCTAAATTTTGATGCTGAATGCTGAGGGGAGGGGatgaaatatttcagattttactTTTCTGAACAAGGTGAAAAAGTGCAACATATTCAAGTAAATTGTTCATCACAAAGCACTGAGTTGGTAATGCTTAATAATGTGAAAACATggacttttttaatttttggaCAGTTTATCAGGCAAAACAATAATGGACACTTTCCATATTTTATTGCCCACACGTCTTTTCCATTAATCGTCAAAATAATCGACTAATAAATCGATAATAAAAGTCAGTTAATAACATTACTAGTGTTGTGATTTAGTTGCTATGAACAGATCTCGTCAACCTTATTGCGATTATCGCAAATGCAAAGAGGCAAATAACGTTTTCACTGTAAAAACCGTTAATAGTTTATTTCTTCTGAACCGTTTGTAAACAAAGTGCTTGTGAGGGTCCGCGCTCTCGCCTTTTTGGCTTCTTGGACTTTCCATACTCACCTAAAGCTCCagtttttattcttcctccGCTCCTCGCTGTGGCCTCCAGTATCCGCACATTGTGAAATCCAGCTTTAAAGAGCCTGTGAGCCGCAGATATTCCGGATATACCGCATCCTATTATAACTATTTTAGTGTTAGCGCTCATTGACTCCATTGTGTTGCACCCTACACGTAGGTGCTCCTCTCAGTCGTCTTCCTCTACTGCCATAATAAGAAACAAATCAGATACTGACTTCCGGGCactgatttcaaaataaaagactgttttagggagcaggaagaaaaagggTTGAAATATTAAGGTGTTCCCATGTGGCTGAACTATGTGAAATATATCTTCTAACTGTGTaaccttaaaaaatatatatatatcgcaaaacatgaaactgaacCACCTGAACACAAAGCAAgtgatacatacatacatgcttacaaacattcatacatacaaacataaatactcacatacatacatgcatacgtatatatacatacatacatacatacaattgACCATTGTTCCATTGTTTTACCCATGTTACCCTACATTATGATTCTTCCACCACTGGAAAACTAATTTAACAATCCGGTTACTGCATTATTACACATATAGAATGTAAGCCTCTGCAAGTTAGCTGTTGCATatgttgtcattttattttgatgatttttgttttaaaaactggTCAGCTGGGTCAATCTTTCTTTTATTACAATGTCAAAGTCAATGGACggtttaaacaaacaaaaatcaagaGATTAAAATGAATGCACGAGAACTAAATATATAttcctttattcatttttcttcttcatcagaATCTGGTGCCTACCTTGCTCACAATGCAACATGAAAAGACGACCCAAACAGATAACATGCCTCAGGTCACGTAGGGATAacaatatgaatgtgtttaatCTGGTGGTTTAAACGGAGGAGTAGTGAGAGATGAGCCGATCAGCTTCTCTCCACCCAGTGAGTAGAGCTCCGTGGACGGTGGAGTAGTGGCAGGGATGAGTAGCCTCTCCAGCGAACAACACCTGCAGGGGCTGTGAGAAACTCTTATTAGTCATGGAAACATATTTCATTACACTTTTCGCATTTATTAGGGTTCAATGGCagaatctttttgttttaatgtctcattattgttattatttatgttattttaccttttttatgACGTATTGTAAGGTGGccttacattattattatgtttttctgtatctAAAATAGAGCCTTAAACATTAAACTTAGCCGACTAAATGAACTCGGCCAGATGTTGGCACTCAAGGACCACAAATCGAATTTTGGAAAAGCAACACTCTATGTGCTCTACAAAACACTTCTGggataacataaaaaaaaaagacatctcCAACCCGTAGGTTGTCTATATTGGaaatgtgcgtttgtgtgtaaatgaaaccTGTTTGTGTACCTGTGTTCCCTTCGAAGGCAGCGGCTCCATCATGTTCTCCAAGTCCTGTGCTGTACATCCTACTGCTGGGTGACTATATGATCCACATGTCCAGGGGTCATGAAACCACTTTGTGCGCACGATTCTCCTTGGAGTGATGGTGAGGTTTCCTATACGCAGATAACACACACAGTTAGGCTGACAGGGACCGTCCTCAAATGACCAatgatcattaaaaaaatgttttggatcAACTGTCAAAGCAGTGAATAGATTAATGAATAGCATGATTACTGTTTATATGTATTATAACACGCATCTTGGattgttgtaaaaaatataactgAGATGGAAAGATTTTAAGTTAGTCATTATAAAGAGGATAACAATATAATAAGTATTAATTATCAGTGACACTAgtttctgatattttaaatcataaTCTTTTTCTGATTGTAAGACGATTgtgtgatctctctctctcgttctgtcTTCACGCTGACTTACGTGTGAATGAACGGACGAGCTCCGTGACGGCACATCTGACCTCCTCCTCACGGAGCGTCTCCATATACTCTGCTTCATACCCAGCAATCCAGCCACAGAGAACATGGCTGTTCCTGTGGGTTTCAGGGGGGGATTCTATTACTCTCTGGATCTATGAACTTCCATGGAAACTTTATAGAGGGGAAAAGTAGCTATAAAGCGTCCGTTTGGGTGTTAACTATGGTACTAACCTTTCAGAAGGTTGGTGCACAGTGAAGCCAACGATCTTGCGCATCCAGGACTTTCCTATATCGGACACCTGCTCTGAGGGGTCGTCCTGAAGACACACAGGGTGTAaaattgaaatttgaaataTGATGTTCATCAATATATAACCTTTTCCCAGCAGAGCA includes the following:
- the LOC118119312 gene encoding peroxisomal N(1)-acetyl-spermine/spermidine oxidase-like, with the protein product MESMSANTKIVIIGCGISGISAAHRLFKAGFHNVRILEATARSGGRIKTGALGDRIVEIGANWIHGPCKENPVFCLAQQYGLLDPEALTPENQAMDVGGHPPWVPNFFSSSGRKLSAADVFPALEMFAELLNEGSEFQNQGGEPCSNMGEFIRSEVQQRSEEKWKDIDANTRSLQLCMISNMLKVECSVNGAHSLDEVGLGAYGLYKTLPGLDCTFPGGFEGLVKNLISELPGGLVTYSRPVRRVHWSNSEKRENPVVVECDDGEKITADHVIVTVPLGYLKKHHSTLFDPPLPLHKLHSVQRLGFGTNNKIFVEFDSPWWDADCEVIYLIWEDEDAVVDTVPDVQGSWIKKLFGFTVLKPTERYGHVLCGWIAGHESEHMETLSEQEVTHAVTQLIRRFTGNPIISPKRVLRSQWFHDPWTCGSYSYPGRGCSEQDLENMMEPLPVKGSQSKPLQVLFAGEATHPCYYSTVHGALLSGRREADRLISHYSSVSEPLKSKL